The genomic stretch TGGCGGAAGGGGTGGGATTCGAACCCACGGTACGGTTGCCCGTACGCCTGATTTCGAGTCAGGTGCCTTTAACCACTCAGCCACCCTTCCGGCCAATGCAGCGCAAGATAAAATGCCCAAATTCGCCGCACCGGCAAGTTGATTCGAGCACTCAAGGGAGGGCCAGGTCCCGCGCGCCGCGCCCTTTTTCTTATAATACGCGATATTGACACTGGTGTAAATATCGCGTATTTATAGACATCATATGAACGCGTTCGGGCCAGTGCATTATGTCGAGCTTTTCCACTTGCTGCTTCTCGATCAGCTTGGGAGAAGACTGGATAAGCGCCACTTCGCACTTAAAGGCGGATGCAATTTGCGTTTCTTCTTAAAAAGCATTCGCTATTCGGAAGACATGGACTTGGACGCGCAGACGGTGCCGCCCGATGTCCTGCAGGAGCGGGTCCGGCTGATTCTGGATTCGAAACCTTTCGGCCAGATTCTGAGAGCGAACGGGCTTTCGGTCATTCACTGGACCGAGCCGAAGCAGACCGACACGACCCAACGCTGGAAGCTGAGTTTGCGCGCTGACGGCTCGTCCGCGCTGCTGCCGACGAAGCTCGAGTTCTCCCGGCGTGGTATGCCGGGCGAACCGCGGTTCGAGCCGGTCGATCCCGAGCTAAACCGTGCCTACCGCCTCGCACCGATCATGGCCAGCCACTATCCGATGGGGATCGCCTACCAGCAAAAAGTTGGAGCGTTGGCGCAGCGCCCGCTGACGCAAGCGCGGGACGTGTTCGATCTTTACTGGTTGATCAACTCAGGCGTGAAGACAGAGCTTCCTGCGAACTTGCAGCGATACTGCCAAAAGGCGCAGGAGAATGCGATGGCCGTCACTTTCGCGACATTCAAAAGCCAGGTTTTGGCGTATCTGTCCGTGAGCCATCGGGAACAATACGACTCCGAGTCGGTTTGGGAGACCATCCAATTGACGGTAGCCGAGGCGTTGGGAGGCACTGGGTCATGAGCTTGATCGAAACACACGCCCGGATTCTACAGATGGGGTCGAACGTGTTCCGCACCGCTGACGCCGCGGCGTATTTAGGCCGTTCCAACAGCGCGGTCAGCCGGCTGCTCGCGCGGTTGGCAAGGGCCGGCCACCTGCTGCGTCTGCGCCATGGGGTATGGGCGGTTGCGGGTAAACTGGAGCCGCTCGCCTTGGCAAGCCATCTCACCGCCCCCTTCCCCAGCTATGTGTCCCTCCAGAGCGCCCTGTATTTTCATGGTATCATCTCCCAGATTCCCAACGTTATCTACGCCGTCTCGGTGGGACGCACCCGGGTGTTCCGGACTCCGCTGGGAACGGTCTCCATCCATCATCTCCAGCCGGAGTTCTTTTTCGGCTTCGAGGTTACGGAGACAGCGGGTGTGGCGATGGCTACTCCCGAAAAGGCGCTCCTGGATTATCTGTATCTGAGACCGGCCCGCTCCAATTTGTTCCGCGCCCTGCCCGAACTCGAGCTGCCGTCGAGGTTCAACGTCAAGTCAGCGCGGCGGATGATCCAGCGCATTCCCTCCGTCCGCCGGCGCACGCTGGTGGCGCGTGCATTCGACAAATTGACGGCCGGCGCTGCCGCAAGTTCACGGCAGCAATAGACGGCGGAACTGGAACTCGGATTTTAAAGCGAGCGCCATGTCAGATTGAGGAACAATCGTCGGGTATACTGCTCTTCTATACTATATGCCGTTTTCGCAGCCAAAAATGGCTAACGCCAATCAGAGGAAAAAGTGAGAAGACCCCAGTAAATCCAAGGCGAATCAGCGATTGCAAAACGTAGCTAAAACTGGCCAAAAATGCGTTTTACAATTTCGAGTCAGGTGCCTTTAACCACTCAGCCACCCTTCCGGTCGTTATTAATCAGCAGCTTACGATGTAAGCCGGATTGCGAGGACAATTTGATACCGCAATTTGATATTGCTCGTGCGAAGGCCTCACGAGGGGCCAAATCGAAAATTCGGTGGTCAAAACGCAGTGACCGCACTCACCTTTCACACTTTCCGACCGGGCCAATTTCGGCTAACTTGTCACCGGGTTTTTTTACTATGCCAATCTATGAATATGCCTGCCCGAAGTGCCGGGTGATTTTCAATTTCCTGTCCAAGCGGGTCGATCCAGACCGGTTGCCTGTCTGTCCCAAGTGCGGCAACAAGAAGATGACCAAACAGATGAGCCGGTTTGCCATGTCACGGCGGCTGAAGGAGCCGGCGGCGAAAAGCGACGCAGCCGGTGATGAACCGCCGATGCCGGATTTTGATGACCCGCGCGTCGAGCGGGCGATGATGGAACTCGAACGCGATATGGAGCATGTCGATGAGAATAATCCGCGCCACATGGCCCACATGATGCGCAAGATGAAAGACCTGATGCCTCCAGGCACGGTGCCCAAGGAACTGGACGTTGCCATCAAACGGCTCGAAGCCGGGGAAGACCCGGAAAAGATCGAAGAAGATATGGGCGATGTGCTGGGCGATCTCATGGGAGGCGAAAAAGGCGGTCCAGGCGGAGGCGCTTATACCCACGACAGCGGGTTGTATGATTACTGAATAAGCCTCTTCTAATCGTCCTCGCCTTCCATCTCGTCCTCGGATTTTGAGTTGCCGCCAGGAGGATGAGGACCATCGAGGCGCCGCAATCTCACCGTAAAACAGGACCCTAATGTTTTCGCGCCGGCTAAAAACAGGTTACTTCGCTCTCGAAGCGTTAAACTCCTTCGCGACGGTTTATTACTTCTATTACCTGTACTTTTTCATGCAGAAGGTTTATGGTTTTGGCAACAAAACCAACCTGATGCTGGCGGCGCTGAACGGGGCCAGTTACGCCCTGTTTGCGTGGTGGGCGGGGAAATTCGCCCAGCGCTACGGCTATTTTAACGCGCTGAAGTTGGGCTTTGCGATCATGATCGGCGCATTGGCTATTGGGAGCCAAATGCGCCTGGCCGGCGGCCATATCGTCACAATGGTCTTGACGGTCCTGGGGATGTCCTTTACCTGGCCAACGCTCGAAGCCCTTATCAGCGAGGGTGAGCCGAGGGCGGGTCTGCAGCACATGGTAGGCATCTATAATGTGGTTTGGGCCGCCACGGCTGCTGTGGCCAACTTTAGCGGAGGGGCCATGCTGGAAGAGCTCGGCCTGCACAGCCTGTTTTATGTTCCGATTGGCGCCCAACTGATTCAACTGGGGCTGACACTCTGGCTTGAATCAGAAGCTCGCCCTAGCCCGAAGTTTTCACAAGCGAGCAAAGCCGCACGCGAACGAGGCGAAGCCCCTGGAGCGCCCCGCCTTCCTGCCCTCTTCGAGGATGCCAGCAACCCGCCGGCCCAAAACGCCGGGACACGGCGTATTCCGGACACGTCCCGAGGCGCTTTGCTTTCGGCGCCGATGGCCGGCGAGATTCCTGCTCCGCCTCCTTTATGGGCGAGTTTGGCGGGCAACTTGGAGCCAGAGAAAGCCGTGCGGCAGGTTCCGCGCGGGCTTACGACATCAAAGGCGAAAACGTTTCTGCGAATGGCCTGGCTTGCGAATCCATTTGCCTACATCGGCATCAATACTTTAATCGCCGTCATTCCCGGTGTGGCCCGCCGGCTCGATTTGACGACGATGACAGCCGGGTTCTGTTGTTCGGTGTGGTGCTTCTCGCGGGTCGGGGCCTTCGTTGTGTTATGGCTTTGGGACGCCTGGCATTACCGGTTTCGCTGGTTGCTGGCCGCTTATGTGGGGCTCATCGGCAGCTTCAGCACCATCCTGCTGGCCCCAAACCTGGTGGTTCTGATTTCGGCCCAGCTCCTCTTTGGCATTGCGGTCGGGCTCATCTATTACTCGTCCTTGTTCTATTCGATGGACAGCAGCGATACCAAAGGCGAGCACGGCGGGATTCATGAAGCGGTCATTGGGCTGGGCAACTTCGCCGGCCCGGCGGTGGGCGCCGCCGCCTTGCAATTTCTGCCCCAATATACCTATAGCGGCGCGCTGGCCGTAACCGCGCTTTTGCTTTGCGGTCTGGGGGGGCTAACAGCTATCTGGCGGACCGGCAAAGTGCGCTGAGAAACTGCGGCTCCTAAAGGTCAAGAGGATTCGGATCCCGATTCTCATTAAGGCTCCTTCACACCGAGGCGAGGCGAGCCTGCAATTCACCCAAGCTGCACGTCATGTCCAGGCGCGCTCCGGTTTTGAGCAGCACCGAGTATTGGCCCGGGCCGAGCGGCTGGACCTCGCGAATCCGGCTCAGGTTGACAATAATCGACCGGCTGATGCGCATGAAGCCGGCTGGAGCAAGCCGGGCCTCCATGGCGGCGGTGGTCTCCCGCACAATGTGCCGCTCCTTGCCCGCATGCAGCAGGACGTAATTGCCGGCGGCCTCGACATGGTCGATTTCTTCGGGCTTGAGAAACAGGATGCGCTCGGGCGTTCGGACCAGGATACGGCCTCCGCCGGGAGTGGCCGCATGGACGTGGGTTAGCAGCGCCGCCAATTGCTGAGAGGGCCGGAGTTGTTCGGCCCCTTTTGCCAACTGCTCCCGGGCGCGCTGCACGGCCAATTTGAAACGCGCCTCCGTAAACGGTTTGAGCAAATAATCCAGGGCATTGACTTCAAAGGCCCGGATGGCGTGCTCGTCATGGGCGGTTGTGAAAATTACCACCGGCGCCTGTTCGGGCTCAAGGGCCTCGATGACTTCGAATCCGTTGAGCCGCGGCATTTGCACATCCAAAAAAAGCAGGTCAGGCCGATGCTGCTGAACGGCTTTCAAGGTCTGGGCGCCGTTGGCGCATTCCGCAAGCACCTCGATGTCCGGTTCGCCGGCAAGGAGCGAGCGGACCCGCTCGCGCGCCAGCGGTTCATCATCGGCAATGATGGCGCGCACGTTCATGGCGGATTCACACTGGCCCGAGTTTCACACGAACTCACCAGCCGAAGGGGGACTACGATGCGCACAGTGAGTCCTCCTTCAGAACGAGGAGCCAGTTCGAGCGCCTGCCCTTTGCCATAGAGCGTCTCAAGACGAGCCCGCAGGTTCGCCAAGCCGATTCCGTTGCCCCCTGCCAGGCCGTTGGTGTTAAGCTGAGGGCCTGCCGGTTTCGCTGCGTGTGAGCCAAGCCCGCTGCCGCTCAGCCCCACTCCGTCGTCTTCCACGGTTAAGACCAGGCTCGAAGTTCGCCGCTGGGCTGTCAGCCGCACCAGCCCGGATTTCTCCGAGGGCTCGATGCCGTGGCGGATGGCATTTTCGACCAAGGGCTGCAGCAGCAGCGCCGGCACCAGGCAATCCAGCGCCGCGGGCTCAATGTCCTGCTCGACTCGCAACCGGTCTCCAAAGCGGGTTTGCTGGATTTCAAGATAACGCTGCACAAAATTCATCTCTTCGCGAAGAGAAATCTCCTGCCTTTCGGACTGGCTGAGGGCCAGGCGCAGCAGATCGCTGAGAGACAGGAGTGTCGCCTCCGCCAGGCGCGGGTCGCGCCGGAGCAACGTGGCGATGGCATTTAAGCTGTTGAAGAGAAAATGCGGCTGCAATTGCGCTCGCAAGGCATTGAGGCGGGCGCTGGCAAAGTGCGATTCGAGGAAGAGGGCTCGGCGCTCGCGGTCGCGGAACCGGCGGTAAAAATGGACCGAGTGCGCCAACCCCAGGAGCGCCCCGTAGGCCAGCAGGTCCAGCGCACCGGAGATGAGGCTCGCATTAATCAGGCCCGGGGGAACCAAAGGCGGTTTAATTCCGGGAGGCAGTTGGCGAAACAATTTCGTCAGGCCCGGTTCCTTGGCGCCTTGAAGTCCTTGCACGGTGATACCGTCGAAAGCCCCATTGGAATCGGACAGGAATAACCGCCGGGTTTCCACCTTTTCCAGTGGCCCGCTTCCAGACTCTCTTCCGGCTATCCCCACCATTGGAATGTTGTTGGTGCCGCCCAGGGGGCCTGAGTTGCGTGAGGTGACAATCACAACGTTTGCACCTTTCATGCTTATCCATGCGTTGAGGACGTGGCATGCGGCAAGAAAGCCTGCGCATGCCGCCAGGTTCAGCGGCAAATTCAGCCGAAGGTGGCCGCGTTCGAGAGGAAAGTAGAAGGCTGCGAGCGCGGCATAAGGGCCAAATAAAAGCCAGCAGTAAATCCGCTGTAAACCCAGGTCCGCCTTAAAAAATGCCTGGACCCGTTGAGCCGTGGCAGGCTGCAGCGAGTCTCTTTGATCGACAATCCAGACCGAAGGTCCCGCGTTGGTTCGCAGGAGCCACCACAGGGCCAGCACCACAAAACCTGTCCAGACAACTAATCCGGTCAGGACCAACCGG from Verrucomicrobiia bacterium encodes the following:
- a CDS encoding nucleotidyl transferase AbiEii/AbiGii toxin family protein, whose protein sequence is MNAFGPVHYVELFHLLLLDQLGRRLDKRHFALKGGCNLRFFLKSIRYSEDMDLDAQTVPPDVLQERVRLILDSKPFGQILRANGLSVIHWTEPKQTDTTQRWKLSLRADGSSALLPTKLEFSRRGMPGEPRFEPVDPELNRAYRLAPIMASHYPMGIAYQQKVGALAQRPLTQARDVFDLYWLINSGVKTELPANLQRYCQKAQENAMAVTFATFKSQVLAYLSVSHREQYDSESVWETIQLTVAEALGGTGS
- a CDS encoding type IV toxin-antitoxin system AbiEi family antitoxin domain-containing protein, with translation MSLIETHARILQMGSNVFRTADAAAYLGRSNSAVSRLLARLARAGHLLRLRHGVWAVAGKLEPLALASHLTAPFPSYVSLQSALYFHGIISQIPNVIYAVSVGRTRVFRTPLGTVSIHHLQPEFFFGFEVTETAGVAMATPEKALLDYLYLRPARSNLFRALPELELPSRFNVKSARRMIQRIPSVRRRTLVARAFDKLTAGAAASSRQQ
- a CDS encoding zinc ribbon domain-containing protein, with the translated sequence MPIYEYACPKCRVIFNFLSKRVDPDRLPVCPKCGNKKMTKQMSRFAMSRRLKEPAAKSDAAGDEPPMPDFDDPRVERAMMELERDMEHVDENNPRHMAHMMRKMKDLMPPGTVPKELDVAIKRLEAGEDPEKIEEDMGDVLGDLMGGEKGGPGGGAYTHDSGLYDY
- a CDS encoding MFS transporter, producing the protein MFSRRLKTGYFALEALNSFATVYYFYYLYFFMQKVYGFGNKTNLMLAALNGASYALFAWWAGKFAQRYGYFNALKLGFAIMIGALAIGSQMRLAGGHIVTMVLTVLGMSFTWPTLEALISEGEPRAGLQHMVGIYNVVWAATAAVANFSGGAMLEELGLHSLFYVPIGAQLIQLGLTLWLESEARPSPKFSQASKAARERGEAPGAPRLPALFEDASNPPAQNAGTRRIPDTSRGALLSAPMAGEIPAPPPLWASLAGNLEPEKAVRQVPRGLTTSKAKTFLRMAWLANPFAYIGINTLIAVIPGVARRLDLTTMTAGFCCSVWCFSRVGAFVVLWLWDAWHYRFRWLLAAYVGLIGSFSTILLAPNLVVLISAQLLFGIAVGLIYYSSLFYSMDSSDTKGEHGGIHEAVIGLGNFAGPAVGAAALQFLPQYTYSGALAVTALLLCGLGGLTAIWRTGKVR
- a CDS encoding response regulator, whose product is MNVRAIIADDEPLARERVRSLLAGEPDIEVLAECANGAQTLKAVQQHRPDLLFLDVQMPRLNGFEVIEALEPEQAPVVIFTTAHDEHAIRAFEVNALDYLLKPFTEARFKLAVQRAREQLAKGAEQLRPSQQLAALLTHVHAATPGGGRILVRTPERILFLKPEEIDHVEAAGNYVLLHAGKERHIVRETTAAMEARLAPAGFMRISRSIIVNLSRIREVQPLGPGQYSVLLKTGARLDMTCSLGELQARLASV
- a CDS encoding histidine kinase → MSSPDRKLADAPRLFRRRRLVLTGLVVWTGFVVLALWWLLRTNAGPSVWIVDQRDSLQPATAQRVQAFFKADLGLQRIYCWLLFGPYAALAAFYFPLERGHLRLNLPLNLAACAGFLAACHVLNAWISMKGANVVIVTSRNSGPLGGTNNIPMVGIAGRESGSGPLEKVETRRLFLSDSNGAFDGITVQGLQGAKEPGLTKLFRQLPPGIKPPLVPPGLINASLISGALDLLAYGALLGLAHSVHFYRRFRDRERRALFLESHFASARLNALRAQLQPHFLFNSLNAIATLLRRDPRLAEATLLSLSDLLRLALSQSERQEISLREEMNFVQRYLEIQQTRFGDRLRVEQDIEPAALDCLVPALLLQPLVENAIRHGIEPSEKSGLVRLTAQRRTSSLVLTVEDDGVGLSGSGLGSHAAKPAGPQLNTNGLAGGNGIGLANLRARLETLYGKGQALELAPRSEGGLTVRIVVPLRLVSSCETRASVNPP